The following proteins are encoded in a genomic region of Salminus brasiliensis chromosome 25, fSalBra1.hap2, whole genome shotgun sequence:
- the mfsd6a gene encoding major facilitator superfamily domain-containing protein 6-A, producing MPQDDRMAILADEEEEEQQRSDALSARFNRLSLEVQDDPTTTTTSGPGDPDRTALTPVSHPELSCCERLLLRINRHLLVSKVFYFFFYAAYGSLHPLLAVYYKQLGMQATYGGLLVGIRYFIEFCSAPFWGVVADRYRKGKAVLLFSVFCWLMFNCGIGFVKPAAMSCSLKVSTTLNPTLPSTNGTVAPAVASTNGTVAPAVASTNGTVAPAVASTNGTLAPAVASTNGTVAPAVASTNGTLAPAVASTNGTLAPAVASTNGTVAPAVASTNGTLAPAVASTNGNESALPLNTSSDHVRQRRNLIGHPASLPLLSSNQEIAYSSQQRFKRDANASLSMTSASQPVQNSTTHPQSNTTGSASGTISSTVSTTTSTPPKYDIDYNRDQVEAIFLLILLVIIIGEFFSAPAVTIVDTITLQYLGPHRDRYGLQRMWGSLGWGLAMLFVGIWIDQTHAVYIIDGAVGCFLSDYRNYRIAFIVFGILMAVALVVATQFQFDIRRLDECDGGENQRDTHSGAPSSSRAESTGPSIEQEFRYLELLRLLCGVRYSTVLFVAWFMGFGYGFVFTFLYWHLEDLNGTPTLFGVCSALSHVSELAAYFTSHKLIELVGHIRVLYIGLACNTARYLYISYLQNAWTVLPMEVLQGVTHAAVWAACISYLSAAVPPALRTSAQGILQGLHLGLGRGCGAMVGGFFVNWFGPAETFRGIGMASLVILLLFALIQHVTEKDEHTEDKMLAENIPVPSSPVPIATIDLVQNPEAVTPAVRQEPKLPARKTRHQEEQEDVNRPAWALTVSPWVTIAFALVQIKEMILLLKLHPPTEVQPLQDADEHSPDSQDEDFPPRSPVSQAQPEG from the exons ATGCCGCAAGACGACCGCATGGCCATCCTGGccgacgaggaggaggaggagcagcaaAGGAGCGATGCCCTCTCCGCTCGGTTCAACCGCCTCTCGCTGGAGGTCCAGGACGACCCCACGACTACGACCACGTCCGGTCCCGGTGACCCCGACCGGACAGCGCTGACCCCGGTATCGCATCCCGAACTGAGCTGCTGCGAGCGCCTGCTTCTCCGGATCAACCGGCACCTCCTCGTCTCCAAGGTGTTCTACTTCTTCTTCTACGCTGCCTACGGCTCGCTACACCCCCTACTGGCGGTTTACTACAAGCAGCTGGGGATGCAGGCCACCTACGGTGGCTTGCTGGTGGGCATCAGATACTTCATAGAGTTCTGCAGCGCCCCCTTTTGGGGCGTGGTGGCTGACCGCTACAGGAAGGGGAAGGCCGTGTTGCTGTTTTCGGTTTTCTGCTGGTTGATGTTTAACTGCGGGATTGGCTTCGTAAAACCAGCAGCCATGAGCTGCAGTCTGAAGGTTAGCACCACGCTGAACCCAACGTTGCCTTCCACCAATGGGACTGTAGCTCCAGCTGTAGCTTCCACCAATGGGACTGTAGCTCCAGCTGTAGCTTCCACCAATGGGACTGTAGCTCCAGCTGTAGCTTCCACCAATGGGACTCTAGCTCCAGCTGTAGCTTCCACCAATGGGACTGTAGCTCCAGCTGTAGCTTCCACCAATGGGACTCTAGCTCCAGCTGTAGCTTCCACCAATGGGACTCTAGCTCCAGCTGTAGCTTCCACCAATGGGACTGTAGCTCCAGCTGTAGCTTCCACCAATGGGACTCTAGCTCCAGCTGTAGCTTCCACCAATGGGAATGAATCAGCCCTTCCTCTTAACACCTCATCCGATCACGTCAGACAGCGGCGAAATCTGATTGGACACCCTGCAAGTTTGCCGCTGTTGTCCTCCAATCAGGAAATTGCCTACAGTTCTCAGCAGCGGTTCAAACGAGATGCTAATGCTAGCCTTAGCATGACTTCAGCGTCACAGCCTGTGCAGAATTCTACCACACATCCTCAGTCCAACACCACGGGTTCAGCATCCGGCACCATCAGCTCCACCgtctccaccaccacctctacaCCTCCAAAATACGACATTGACTACAACCGTGACCAAGTGGAGGCCATCTTCCTCCTCATTCTGCTGGTCATCATCATCGGGGAGTTCTTCAGTGCGCCGGCGGTTACGATTGTGGACACG ATCACTCTGCAGTATCTGGGTCCACACCGTGATCGCTACGGCCTACAGAGGATGTGGGGATCGCTGGGCTGGGGTCTGGCCATGCTGTTTGTGGGCATCTGGATTGACCAAACACACGCCGTCTACATCATTGACGGTGCAGTTGGGTGCTTTCTGTCCGACTACAGAAACTACCGGATCGCGTTTATCGTCTTCGGCATTCTGATGGCGGTGGCTCTGGTTGTAGCAACTCAGTTCCAGTTTGACATTCGGAGGCTGGATGAGTGCGATGGGGGCGAGAACCAGCGGGACACCCACAGTGGGGCGCCCTCTTCTAGTAGGGCAGAGAGCACAGGCCCTTCCATTGAACAGGAGTTTCGTTACCTGGAGCTGCTGCGCCTTCTTTGCGGCGTGCGCTATAGCACGGTCCTCTTCGTGGCCTGGTTCATGGGCTTCGGTTACGGGTTCGTGTTCACTTTCCTTTACTGGCACCTGGAGGACCTAAACGGGACCCCAACGCTGTTCGGGGTGTGTTCGGCCCTGAGTCACGTGTCCGAGCTTGCCGCCTACTTCACCAGCCACAAACTCATCGAACTGGTGGGTCACATCAG GGTGCTGTACATCGGGCTGGCGTGCAACACTGCCCGCTACCTTTACATCTCCTACCTACAGAACGCCTGGACCGTGCTGCCCATGGAGGTGCTGCAAG GTGTGACCCACGCAGCAGTATGGGCAGCATGTATCTCCTACCTGAGTGCTGCCGTCCCTCCTGCCCTCCGCACCTCAGCTCAGGGCATACTGCAGGGTCTCCACCTCGGCCTGGGTAGGGGCTGCGGGGCCATGGTGGGCGGATTCTTCGTCAACTGGTTTg GCCCTGCAGAGACGTTCAGAGGGATCGGGATGGCTTCTCTggtcatcctcctcctcttcgcCCTCATCCAGCATGTCACTGAGAAGGACGAGCACACGG AGGACAAGATGCTTGCAGAGAACATCCCGGTCCCATCCAGTCCAGTCCCTATAGCAACCATCGACCTGGTCCAGAACCCGGAGGCCGTGACCCCCGCTGTCCGCCAGGAGCCCAAACTTCCAGCGCGGAAGACGCGACACCAGGAGGAGCAAGAGGACGTGAACAGACCGGCGTGGGCCCTCACCGTGTCGCCATGGGTTACTATCGCCTTTGCCTTGGTCCAGATCAAAGAGATGATCCTCTTGCTGAAGCTCCACCCACCCACGGAAGTCCAGCCCTTACAG GACGCAGATGAGCACTCTCCAGACTCCCAGGACGAGGACTTTCCCCCCAGGAGTCCTGTGAGCCAAGCCCAGCCGGAAGGCTAA